A region from the Methanofollis liminatans DSM 4140 genome encodes:
- a CDS encoding MFS transporter, giving the protein MTQATPPAPFDRRAAYLIILLFGLVSLFGDIIYEGARSVTGPYLFALGGSALVVGIVAGLGEFLGYALRLVSGRLADATRRYWTFTFLGYGMLIAVPLLALAGSWEVAALLFILERIGKGIRAPAKDAILSNVTAGIGRGWGFGIHEALDQIGAVIGPVILSTAFFLRGDYRVGFALLLIPFAMMMLALTLTRSRAPAPAAIETATRPAPQAPPTRALVPYGIFTALTMAGFVAFPLVAYHFATTGIVPGAQIPLYYAVAMGVDAVVALAAGRVYDRVGLSVLAAVPLIGITVPFLAFSLSPLWALAGAALWGASMGIQETVMRAAIADYTHISKRALAYGIFNTIYGAGWFLGSVVLGWAYGVSIPLVIGFAAGAQILALPVFFQAKQMMEAGRR; this is encoded by the coding sequence ATGACACAGGCCACGCCGCCCGCGCCCTTCGATCGGAGGGCGGCATATCTGATCATCCTGCTCTTTGGCCTTGTAAGCCTCTTCGGTGATATCATCTATGAGGGGGCGCGGAGCGTTACCGGCCCGTACCTGTTTGCCCTCGGGGGATCGGCGCTTGTTGTTGGGATCGTGGCAGGGCTGGGGGAGTTTCTCGGCTACGCTCTCCGCCTTGTCTCAGGCCGCCTTGCCGACGCCACACGCCGCTACTGGACGTTCACCTTCCTTGGCTACGGCATGCTGATCGCCGTGCCCCTCCTTGCCCTTGCCGGTTCATGGGAGGTGGCCGCCCTCCTGTTCATCCTTGAACGAATCGGGAAGGGGATCCGGGCACCGGCAAAGGATGCGATCCTCTCGAACGTGACGGCAGGCATCGGGCGGGGCTGGGGGTTTGGCATCCACGAGGCCCTCGACCAGATCGGTGCGGTCATCGGTCCTGTCATCCTCTCAACCGCATTTTTTTTGCGTGGCGATTACAGGGTCGGATTTGCCCTCCTGCTCATCCCCTTCGCCATGATGATGCTCGCCCTTACCCTCACCAGGAGCAGGGCGCCGGCACCGGCGGCGATCGAGACTGCAACCAGACCGGCGCCGCAGGCCCCGCCCACCCGGGCCCTCGTCCCTTACGGGATCTTCACCGCCCTCACCATGGCCGGCTTTGTCGCCTTCCCGCTCGTCGCCTACCACTTTGCGACGACCGGCATCGTCCCGGGAGCGCAGATCCCCCTGTATTATGCCGTTGCGATGGGTGTCGACGCCGTGGTCGCCCTCGCCGCAGGGCGGGTCTACGACCGTGTCGGTCTCTCTGTGCTCGCTGCCGTCCCGTTGATCGGCATCACCGTCCCCTTTCTCGCCTTCAGTCTCTCTCCTTTATGGGCGCTCGCCGGTGCCGCCCTCTGGGGGGCCTCAATGGGCATCCAGGAAACCGTAATGCGTGCGGCAATCGCCGATTACACCCATATCTCAAAGCGCGCTCTGGCCTATGGGATCTTCAACACGATTTATGGGGCGGGGTGGTTTCTGGGCAGCGTCGTTCTCGGATGGGCCTATGGGGTCTCAATTCCGCTCGTTATCGGCTTCGCTGCAGGGGCGCAGATCCTGGCCCTGCCCGTTTTCTTCCAGGCG
- a CDS encoding efflux RND transporter permease subunit: protein MKTPYERLADAINAHTAVVFGVAMAVFLIALFGLSMVTMETGDDTYIDKDTPRGALLSHYKDTYGSDAIMLIFECDDVTDPAVLKYIDRLEETIRRERYIDSASGITDMMKQINGGVLPSSVAEVSAIKSAIPAATLERYLPSSMMTITGVTLEPGIQSTVQQQVLDNIRTIISISSPPPGLTVTVSGTPAFSQEMGQEMGSSMGILIMAAMLLMLLAVSTLFSHVRYRLLPVAIVAVGVILTFGLMGLFGIPISMTVIGAFPVLIGIGIDYAIQFHTRFDEEMQHGTIPQAVKATVANSGPSVLIAMLATSLGFIAMFLAPIPMIADFGVTCVIGVVCCYLSALIIVPLFGIITKYRVKEKTGVLDDVAACELDWKGCETEPFHKKGSRGSLTEHYNRALGSVALKIAKNPVPVLLIFGLVALVGFQMDTRVPVNADQDTFVPSDMPALLDMEKVTRTMGSTTSIPVMVTGDDVLSADTLKWIDGFATYELERNDKITGASSIVTLIKQYNNGVIPDTEAGVRDVLSTIPEDSKGRYLNGNMEAAILFSTVDMEMDTARSMIENLVKEAAWYPAPPGTTVRVTGSTEMFAALMDDITNSKTTMVIAGFVLILGFLLLVYRKFNAVTPLIPIVMIVGWNGAIMYLLGLDYTPMTATLGSMTIGVASEYTILIMERCEEELARGLNIYEAIQTAVQKIGMAITVSGMTTVFGFSALTLSAFNIISNFGIVTVITVGFSLVGAILVMPAVLAVMYRFSHPHAVNAAEIPAA, encoded by the coding sequence ATGAAAACACCCTACGAACGCCTTGCAGACGCCATCAACGCACATACCGCCGTCGTGTTCGGCGTGGCCATGGCTGTATTTCTCATCGCCCTCTTTGGCCTCTCGATGGTGACGATGGAGACAGGGGACGACACCTATATCGATAAGGACACGCCGAGAGGCGCATTGCTCTCCCACTACAAAGACACCTATGGCTCAGACGCCATCATGCTCATCTTCGAGTGCGACGACGTCACCGATCCCGCTGTCCTGAAATATATCGACCGGCTTGAAGAGACGATCAGGCGGGAGCGGTATATCGACTCGGCCTCGGGCATCACCGATATGATGAAGCAGATCAACGGCGGCGTCCTGCCGTCCTCCGTCGCCGAGGTGAGTGCGATCAAGAGCGCGATCCCTGCGGCGACGCTTGAGCGGTATCTGCCGTCCTCGATGATGACCATCACGGGCGTCACCCTGGAGCCGGGCATCCAGAGCACCGTCCAGCAGCAGGTGCTGGACAACATCAGGACGATCATCAGCATCTCCAGCCCCCCACCCGGCCTCACCGTCACCGTTTCGGGCACGCCGGCATTCTCACAGGAGATGGGGCAGGAGATGGGGTCTTCGATGGGCATCCTCATCATGGCGGCGATGCTCCTGATGCTCCTTGCCGTCTCCACCCTCTTCTCCCATGTCAGGTACCGCCTCCTCCCGGTCGCAATCGTTGCCGTCGGGGTGATCCTGACCTTCGGGCTGATGGGGCTCTTCGGGATTCCGATCTCCATGACCGTCATCGGGGCGTTCCCGGTGCTCATCGGGATCGGGATCGACTATGCGATCCAGTTCCATACCCGCTTTGACGAGGAGATGCAGCACGGCACCATCCCCCAGGCGGTGAAGGCGACCGTCGCCAATTCCGGGCCTTCTGTGCTGATCGCCATGCTTGCGACCTCGCTCGGGTTTATCGCCATGTTTCTCGCTCCCATCCCGATGATCGCCGACTTCGGAGTCACCTGTGTCATCGGGGTGGTCTGCTGTTATCTCTCGGCCCTGATCATCGTCCCGCTCTTCGGGATCATCACAAAATATCGCGTGAAGGAGAAGACCGGAGTACTCGACGACGTGGCGGCCTGCGAACTCGACTGGAAGGGGTGTGAGACGGAACCTTTCCACAAAAAAGGTTCCCGCGGCTCCCTGACCGAACATTACAACCGCGCCCTGGGCAGCGTTGCCCTCAAGATCGCGAAGAATCCGGTCCCGGTGCTGCTGATCTTCGGCCTTGTCGCCCTGGTCGGGTTCCAGATGGACACCCGCGTCCCGGTCAACGCCGACCAGGACACCTTCGTCCCTTCAGACATGCCGGCCCTTCTCGACATGGAGAAGGTGACGCGGACGATGGGCTCCACCACCTCGATCCCGGTCATGGTGACCGGAGACGATGTCCTCAGCGCCGACACCCTGAAGTGGATCGACGGATTCGCCACCTACGAACTGGAACGAAACGACAAGATCACCGGGGCGAGCAGCATCGTAACCCTGATCAAACAGTACAACAACGGCGTGATCCCCGATACCGAAGCAGGCGTGAGGGATGTCCTATCAACGATCCCGGAGGATTCGAAAGGGCGCTACCTCAACGGGAATATGGAGGCAGCGATCCTCTTCTCTACCGTGGACATGGAGATGGACACCGCACGCTCCATGATCGAGAACCTGGTAAAAGAGGCGGCCTGGTATCCGGCCCCGCCAGGGACGACGGTACGGGTGACCGGGAGCACCGAGATGTTCGCCGCCCTCATGGACGACATCACCAACTCGAAGACGACGATGGTCATTGCCGGCTTCGTCCTGATCCTCGGTTTTCTCCTGCTCGTCTACCGGAAATTCAACGCCGTCACCCCCTTAATCCCGATCGTCATGATCGTCGGGTGGAACGGGGCGATCATGTATCTGCTCGGTCTGGATTACACTCCCATGACCGCCACCCTGGGGTCGATGACCATCGGCGTCGCCTCGGAGTACACGATCCTGATCATGGAGCGGTGCGAGGAGGAGCTTGCGCGCGGTCTTAATATTTATGAGGCGATCCAGACGGCCGTCCAGAAGATCGGGATGGCGATCACCGTATCCGGCATGACGACGGTCTTCGGGTTCTCGGCGCTGACCCTCTCTGCCTTCAACATCATCTCGAACTTCGGGATCGTGACGGTGATCACCGTCGGGTTCTCGCTTGTGGGTGCGATCCTGGTGATGCCGGCCGTGCTCGCCGTAATGTACCGCTTCTCCCATCCGCACGCAGTGAACGCCGCTGAGATCCCGGCGGCATAA
- a CDS encoding TrmB family transcriptional regulator: MTEDLIPLLKNLGLNEYEAKVYSTLVGLRRATARDIHELSRVPRGRIYEILNDLARRGFIGVEEGSPTCYYLLDPDEVIDHMKEEYLCTLEKTRRAIREVSFTLPRPPPSFYMLRSEWAIDNHVRALLKKAKKQILLICHDDLFLKRYLKDLKGVGRRVDLCIIVRNRGDFAGLDLPFVEANGIVAELLDDTVTSASHSHHFDGTVMFVDYGDFFFVALGGQETFAMTGSASPLMRYLQYSLVDNLRR; encoded by the coding sequence ATGACAGAAGATCTCATCCCCCTGCTCAAGAACCTCGGGCTCAATGAGTACGAGGCGAAGGTGTATTCCACGCTCGTAGGCCTGAGAAGGGCCACCGCACGGGACATTCACGAGCTCAGCCGGGTGCCGCGGGGGAGAATCTACGAGATCCTGAACGACCTGGCGCGAAGGGGTTTTATCGGGGTAGAGGAAGGATCCCCGACCTGCTATTATCTGCTCGACCCCGACGAGGTGATCGACCACATGAAGGAGGAATATCTCTGCACGCTGGAGAAGACGCGGCGGGCAATCAGGGAGGTTTCGTTCACCCTGCCCAGACCCCCACCGTCGTTTTATATGCTGCGGAGCGAGTGGGCGATCGATAACCATGTCAGGGCCCTCCTGAAGAAGGCGAAGAAACAGATCCTCCTGATATGCCATGACGATCTCTTCCTGAAACGGTATTTAAAAGATCTGAAGGGAGTCGGGAGGAGGGTGGACCTGTGCATCATCGTCCGCAACAGGGGCGATTTTGCCGGGCTGGATCTCCCTTTCGTCGAGGCTAACGGTATCGTTGCCGAACTGCTGGACGACACCGTGACCAGCGCTTCTCACAGCCACCACTTTGACGGTACGGTCATGTTCGTGGACTATGGCGATTTCTTTTTCGTCGCTCTCGGCGGTCAGGAAACCTTCGCGATGACCGGGTCTGCCTCTCCACTGATGCGCTACCTGCAGTATTCACTGGTGGATAACCTGCGCCGGTGA
- a CDS encoding nitrite/sulfite reductase domain-containing protein, which produces MEDGPRGAILQRDRETYAIVPRTPAGIVAPEDLENIARVARRYAIPVIKITSGQRMALVGIKAEDVEKIWNEIGMTVGEATAPCVHYVQACPGTAVCKYGVQDSLGLGLELEKVYQDLNLPAKLKMGISGCPRCCGESYVRDIGVLGTAKGWTVTFGGNSGGRPRIGDVIAKDLAKEDVIALVKLLLDYYIENGKPGERTARLVDRVGIDAVKAAVQS; this is translated from the coding sequence ATGGAAGACGGACCAAGAGGCGCGATTCTCCAGCGCGACCGGGAGACCTATGCGATTGTGCCGAGGACGCCGGCAGGCATCGTCGCACCTGAGGACCTGGAGAACATCGCCAGGGTGGCGCGAAGATATGCGATCCCGGTGATCAAGATCACCTCAGGGCAGCGGATGGCCCTTGTCGGGATCAAGGCAGAGGATGTCGAGAAGATCTGGAACGAGATCGGGATGACGGTCGGGGAGGCGACCGCACCGTGCGTCCATTATGTGCAGGCGTGCCCGGGCACGGCGGTCTGCAAGTACGGCGTGCAGGATTCGCTCGGTCTCGGGCTCGAGCTTGAGAAGGTGTATCAGGACCTGAACCTCCCGGCGAAACTGAAGATGGGGATCTCGGGCTGCCCGCGGTGCTGCGGCGAGAGTTATGTGCGGGACATCGGGGTGCTCGGGACGGCGAAGGGCTGGACCGTGACCTTCGGCGGGAACTCGGGAGGGCGGCCCCGCATCGGCGACGTGATCGCAAAAGACCTCGCAAAAGAAGACGTGATCGCTCTTGTCAAACTTCTTCTCGATTATTATATTGAGAACGGAAAGCCGGGGGAGCGGACGGCGAGGCTTGTCGATCGGGTCGGGATCGACGCGGTAAAGGCTGCTGTCCAGAGTTAG
- a CDS encoding FHA domain-containing protein, protein MRDGDDDSTLAPGQDLDFVDELSEYLDVLSSPTRLRILKIIERRPRDAKEISRAVGTSYENTKKHLNRLLLAGLIRKEAGSSAETVTGVHPVWKYSLVQGGLEMVIQNLGIFGNLGIAADGSGVSLRLREMKDRLSSAFFGGTPIILVVGGEEDGRTVPLRYEQYAVGRADAAGSPADGETIALAPSYAAVSRVSRPHCLLKRLGGTWHVKDAGSTGGTMVNTVPLRKNEMRPLLDGDLIDLARGPQGARLLFSVPPPASGEDGLDET, encoded by the coding sequence ATGAGGGACGGTGACGACGACAGCACCCTCGCCCCGGGACAGGACCTGGACTTTGTCGATGAACTCTCTGAGTATCTCGACGTTCTCAGCAGTCCGACCCGCCTGCGCATCCTGAAGATCATCGAGCGCCGACCCAGGGACGCGAAGGAGATCTCCCGCGCCGTAGGTACGAGTTACGAGAACACGAAAAAACACCTCAACAGACTTCTTCTTGCCGGTCTTATCAGGAAAGAGGCAGGCAGTTCGGCCGAGACGGTGACCGGCGTTCACCCGGTCTGGAAATACTCCCTTGTTCAGGGAGGCCTTGAGATGGTGATCCAGAACCTCGGGATCTTCGGGAACCTCGGGATCGCCGCGGACGGGTCAGGCGTTTCCCTCAGGCTGCGCGAGATGAAAGACCGTCTTTCCTCAGCTTTTTTCGGAGGGACGCCCATCATCCTCGTGGTAGGCGGCGAGGAGGACGGCCGCACCGTTCCCCTCAGGTATGAGCAGTATGCCGTCGGCAGGGCCGATGCCGCCGGAAGCCCTGCCGACGGCGAAACGATCGCGCTCGCCCCGTCATATGCAGCGGTGAGCCGCGTCTCACGCCCCCACTGCCTGCTGAAGCGCCTCGGCGGCACCTGGCATGTGAAGGACGCCGGGAGCACCGGCGGCACGATGGTGAACACTGTGCCGCTGAGAAAGAACGAGATGCGCCCTCTCCTGGACGGCGACCTGATCGACCTTGCCCGCGGGCCGCAGGGGGCGCGCCTCCTCTTCTCTGTGCCGCCGCCCGCGTCCGGGGAGGATGGATTGGATGAGACGTAG
- a CDS encoding serine/threonine-protein kinase — protein sequence MRRSALFGSFAAVILVIALIAVPAAAAQGQEMKDAHVMANKSAPAYGNDRAAWQVPITLPATVAVDDPPVTTTIAAASEITAIPEAASTPSVTEQARFMGPNGTGMQGGSGDRTDPIVLALIIVAVIVAALYGYFHLSARGTSIDPDHTVIFGGKDPHSDDGGFPPALSARYTGIVPVGSGGTARVFLATRVRDGQTVAVKVPLRTDEATGRSFLKEIGIWRGLVHQNIVRVCAVNILPSPYVEMEYFDRSLKDLEKPLSPARARSIVAGIAEGLAYAHEKGVIHRDLKPGNILLAPDGTPKIADWGLGRVLADGDETTAPGFSLHYAAPEQLAPARYGPAGAGTDLFQLGVVLYELLTGAFPYNGVGPGEYAAAVLSDDPVPPSAVEPALAPFDQIVLRCLKKDPATRYASAEAFLADLRAIEC from the coding sequence ATGAGACGTAGCGCGCTCTTCGGGTCGTTCGCCGCGGTCATCCTCGTGATCGCCCTCATAGCCGTGCCGGCGGCAGCGGCGCAGGGTCAGGAGATGAAGGACGCTCATGTCATGGCGAATAAGAGCGCTCCTGCATATGGGAACGACCGGGCGGCATGGCAGGTTCCGATCACGCTCCCGGCGACGGTAGCCGTCGATGATCCCCCTGTGACAACGACAATCGCCGCTGCATCGGAGATCACGGCGATCCCGGAGGCGGCGAGCACACCGTCGGTCACGGAGCAGGCCCGCTTCATGGGACCGAATGGCACCGGGATGCAGGGCGGCAGCGGCGACCGGACCGATCCGATCGTGCTCGCCTTGATCATCGTCGCCGTGATCGTCGCTGCCCTGTACGGTTATTTCCACCTCTCCGCCAGAGGCACGTCCATCGACCCGGACCATACCGTCATCTTCGGAGGGAAAGACCCGCATTCCGACGACGGCGGATTCCCTCCGGCCCTTTCAGCACGCTATACCGGCATCGTCCCCGTCGGGAGCGGCGGGACCGCCCGTGTGTTTCTGGCGACGAGGGTAAGAGACGGGCAGACCGTCGCCGTCAAGGTGCCGCTCAGGACGGACGAGGCGACCGGCCGATCGTTTCTGAAAGAGATCGGCATCTGGCGGGGGCTCGTCCACCAGAACATCGTCAGGGTATGCGCGGTGAACATCCTTCCTTCTCCGTACGTGGAGATGGAGTACTTCGACCGTTCGCTCAAAGACCTCGAAAAACCGCTCTCGCCGGCAAGGGCACGCAGTATCGTCGCCGGGATCGCCGAAGGGCTCGCTTACGCCCATGAAAAAGGTGTGATCCACCGCGATCTCAAGCCGGGAAACATCCTGCTCGCCCCGGACGGCACCCCGAAGATCGCCGACTGGGGACTCGGCCGGGTGCTTGCGGACGGCGACGAGACGACCGCTCCCGGGTTCTCTCTCCACTATGCCGCCCCCGAACAGCTTGCTCCGGCCCGCTACGGCCCTGCCGGTGCAGGGACCGATCTCTTCCAGCTCGGCGTGGTGCTGTACGAACTCCTGACCGGGGCGTTCCCGTATAATGGGGTCGGTCCAGGGGAGTATGCGGCGGCCGTCCTCAGCGACGATCCGGTCCCGCCCTCGGCCGTCGAACCTGCCCTTGCACCCTTTGATCAGATCGTCCTCCGCTGCCTGAAGAAGGATCCTGCAACGCGCTATGCTTCGGCAGAGGCGTTTCTCGCCGATCTCCGGGCGATCGAATGCTGA
- a CDS encoding aldehyde dehydrogenase family protein, with protein sequence MTEPRPFLVGGEWRRSDTVEEVRFPYDHSPVDTFCLARATDLEDAVRSAQEGFGRTRRLPAHERIRILKRFAWLIEERKEDLSRLITLEAGKTAALAHAEVDRAKETILLSAEEAGRIYGEILPLDLTPAAGGRTGYLRRFPIGTVLAITPFNFPFNLACHKIGPAVAAGNAVILKPATKTPLSSLLLGSLLIEAGYPAEAVSVLPCTPDLAEWLVRDERIAYLSFTGSPGVGWRLKEIAGRKRVGLELGGNAAAIVHADADLPYAAERIVQGGFSNAGQVCISVQRVFLHRDIYDDCLAMILERTGALATGDPRDSRIDIGPMISEAAAAEAEEKVREAVFEGASVLAGGKREGTLFFPTVLADTVPTMRVNATEVFAPVITVTPYDTFEKALALANDSVFGLQIGIFTEGLDRAFTAFEECEAGALMVNDVPTFRADAMPYGGIRASGLGREGPRYAIEEMTAMRLMVLNRRRPDPSGR encoded by the coding sequence ATGACCGAACCCAGACCATTCCTGGTCGGCGGGGAGTGGCGGCGGAGCGACACGGTAGAAGAGGTTCGTTTTCCCTATGACCACTCGCCTGTCGACACCTTCTGCCTCGCCAGAGCAACCGACCTCGAGGACGCTGTCCGCTCTGCGCAGGAGGGCTTCGGACGGACACGGCGGCTTCCTGCCCACGAACGCATCCGGATCCTCAAAAGATTCGCCTGGTTGATCGAGGAGCGAAAAGAAGACCTTTCACGGCTCATCACCCTTGAGGCCGGAAAGACGGCGGCCCTCGCCCACGCCGAGGTGGACCGGGCGAAAGAGACGATTCTCCTTTCAGCAGAAGAGGCAGGGCGGATCTACGGCGAGATCCTCCCCCTCGACCTGACTCCCGCGGCCGGGGGCCGGACCGGCTACCTCCGCCGGTTCCCGATCGGCACGGTGCTGGCGATCACCCCGTTCAACTTTCCTTTCAACCTTGCCTGCCACAAAATCGGCCCGGCCGTGGCGGCGGGAAACGCCGTCATTCTAAAGCCGGCCACAAAGACCCCACTCTCCAGCCTCCTCCTCGGATCGCTTCTGATTGAGGCCGGGTATCCTGCAGAGGCGGTATCGGTCCTCCCCTGCACCCCGGACCTTGCCGAATGGCTGGTGCGGGACGAGCGGATCGCCTACCTCTCGTTCACCGGGAGCCCTGGCGTCGGCTGGCGGCTCAAAGAGATCGCCGGGCGAAAACGGGTCGGGCTGGAGCTCGGCGGCAATGCGGCGGCGATCGTCCATGCCGATGCCGACCTTCCCTATGCAGCCGAGCGCATCGTCCAGGGCGGGTTCTCCAACGCCGGGCAGGTCTGCATCTCGGTCCAGCGGGTCTTCCTCCACCGGGATATCTATGACGACTGCCTTGCGATGATCCTCGAGCGCACCGGCGCCCTTGCGACGGGCGACCCCCGCGATTCCCGGATCGATATCGGGCCGATGATCTCCGAGGCTGCGGCGGCAGAAGCAGAGGAAAAGGTACGGGAGGCGGTCTTCGAGGGGGCGAGCGTTCTTGCCGGCGGAAAGCGTGAAGGGACGCTCTTTTTCCCGACGGTGCTTGCCGACACCGTCCCGACGATGCGGGTGAACGCCACCGAGGTCTTCGCCCCGGTGATCACGGTGACACCGTACGACACCTTCGAAAAGGCGCTTGCTCTTGCAAACGACTCAGTCTTCGGTCTTCAGATCGGCATCTTCACCGAAGGCCTCGACCGGGCCTTCACCGCCTTTGAGGAATGCGAGGCCGGAGCGCTGATGGTGAACGACGTCCCGACGTTCAGGGCTGACGCCATGCCCTACGGCGGGATCAGGGCCTCAGGCCTCGGCAGGGAGGGGCCGCGGTATGCGATCGAGGAGATGACGGCGATGCGGCTGATGGTCCTGAACCGCCGGCGGCCAGATCCTTCAGGGCGCTGA
- a CDS encoding PAS domain S-box protein, which translates to MISLLCVDDEPAMLDLIKLYLERYGEFAVTTASSAAEALDLFRDRSFDAIVSDYEMEGQNGVEFLGRLRGQGNTTPFILFTGKGREEVAAAAMNGGADFYVQKGGDPRAQFADLAHKIEVAVERHRFTSALEEREGIFRAITDKTAVGIWMHRGERIIYANPAAEEISGYSLEELTSMDVWGFVHPEERAAVRARAGKRLLGEIQPERSLMRVLRKDGNERILDICADITLIAGSPTIIVTAVDITERHRTEQILREQERSFSTLLDALRDSVVIIDMEGTVLYLNSVACEMIGFRGRSDAIGRNVLDFVHQDSVDDVLRDMQTVRKGIDRFPAEYAVLTAAGEIRTVESHGRIIEFHGEKAIALSLRDVTDLKRASAGAREQERLNRELIAGMPEYILVHTRDGRIVFANPAAEGALGCETGGLVGEAISSIVTPESRATFREHVRDAIGGRKAAPVEIMIAGQGPEMPVILRAAPLTYQNEDAVLLVLTDITERTVLEKELEYHAAELKHFSESLNLINEKLQIMSSVTRHDILNQLTVLLGYLDIAGEEAEGLPVLTYLHRVKRSALNIKELIEFTRDYQDLGVREPQWCDVQRAIGHLGLCGVRITSGLGGLEVYADPLFEKVFYNLFDNTERHGERATEIRVEWRQSDDGAMILWEDNGVGVRPEDKERIFTRGFGKNSGLGMFLSKEILAITGLGIRETGEFGKGARFEIHIPRGRYRCSADARRAAEDRARSVHGRSAP; encoded by the coding sequence ATGATCTCCCTGCTCTGTGTCGATGACGAGCCTGCAATGCTCGATCTCATCAAACTATATCTCGAACGCTATGGAGAGTTTGCCGTTACGACGGCCTCATCCGCAGCCGAAGCGCTCGATCTATTCAGGGATCGTTCCTTCGACGCCATCGTTTCGGACTACGAGATGGAAGGTCAGAACGGCGTCGAGTTCCTCGGCAGGCTCAGGGGGCAGGGCAATACCACGCCGTTCATCCTGTTTACCGGGAAGGGCCGGGAAGAGGTGGCCGCCGCGGCGATGAACGGCGGTGCCGACTTCTATGTCCAGAAAGGCGGTGACCCCAGGGCACAATTTGCCGATCTCGCCCACAAGATCGAAGTGGCGGTCGAGCGGCACCGCTTCACCTCCGCCCTTGAAGAGCGCGAGGGTATCTTCAGGGCGATCACCGATAAGACTGCGGTCGGCATCTGGATGCACAGGGGAGAACGGATCATCTACGCAAATCCGGCTGCCGAAGAGATATCCGGATATTCACTGGAGGAGTTGACCTCCATGGATGTGTGGGGTTTTGTCCACCCTGAAGAGCGGGCCGCCGTGCGGGCCCGCGCCGGGAAAAGACTCCTGGGTGAGATCCAGCCTGAGCGCTCTCTCATGCGCGTCCTGAGGAAAGACGGCAACGAGCGTATCCTCGACATCTGCGCAGATATTACCCTGATTGCCGGCAGCCCCACCATCATCGTGACCGCCGTCGACATCACCGAGAGGCACCGGACCGAGCAAATCCTCAGGGAACAGGAACGCTCTTTCTCCACGCTGCTCGACGCCCTCAGGGACAGCGTCGTCATCATCGACATGGAGGGGACGGTGCTGTACCTGAACAGTGTTGCCTGTGAAATGATCGGGTTCAGGGGGCGCTCCGATGCCATCGGCAGGAACGTGCTGGACTTCGTCCATCAGGACTCGGTCGATGACGTCCTCAGGGACATGCAGACCGTTCGCAAGGGCATCGATCGTTTTCCGGCAGAATACGCCGTACTGACAGCCGCCGGCGAGATACGGACAGTCGAGTCCCACGGCAGGATCATCGAGTTTCATGGGGAGAAAGCCATTGCCCTCTCGCTGCGGGACGTCACCGACCTGAAACGCGCCAGTGCCGGGGCACGGGAGCAGGAGAGACTGAACCGGGAGCTTATCGCCGGCATGCCCGAGTACATCCTTGTCCATACGAGGGATGGCAGGATCGTTTTTGCGAACCCGGCGGCCGAAGGTGCGCTCGGCTGCGAAACGGGGGGCCTTGTCGGGGAGGCGATCTCCTCGATTGTGACCCCTGAGTCCCGTGCGACTTTTAGAGAGCATGTCCGGGACGCCATTGGAGGAAGAAAGGCCGCCCCGGTTGAGATCATGATCGCCGGTCAGGGCCCTGAAATGCCGGTCATACTCAGGGCAGCGCCCCTCACCTACCAGAACGAAGATGCGGTCCTCCTGGTGCTCACCGACATCACCGAACGTACGGTCCTGGAAAAGGAGCTTGAATACCATGCCGCAGAACTCAAGCACTTTTCCGAGTCGCTCAACCTGATCAATGAAAAACTCCAGATCATGAGTTCGGTCACCCGCCACGACATCCTGAACCAGCTCACCGTGCTCCTCGGCTACCTCGATATTGCCGGGGAAGAGGCCGAAGGACTGCCGGTGCTCACCTACCTCCACCGGGTGAAGCGCTCTGCCCTGAATATCAAAGAGTTGATCGAGTTCACCCGCGACTACCAGGATCTCGGGGTGCGCGAGCCGCAGTGGTGCGATGTGCAGCGGGCGATCGGCCACCTTGGCCTGTGCGGTGTCAGGATCACCTCCGGGCTCGGCGGCCTTGAGGTCTACGCCGATCCCCTCTTCGAGAAGGTCTTCTATAACTTGTTCGACAATACCGAGCGTCACGGTGAGAGAGCGACTGAGATCAGGGTCGAATGGCGTCAGAGCGACGACGGGGCGATGATCCTCTGGGAGGACAACGGCGTCGGGGTGAGGCCTGAGGACAAGGAGCGGATCTTCACGCGGGGGTTCGGGAAAAACAGCGGCCTCGGGATGTTCCTCTCAAAAGAGATCCTGGCGATCACCGGCCTTGGCATCAGGGAAACCGGAGAGTTCGGGAAAGGCGCACGCTTCGAGATCCATATTCCCCGGGGCAGGTACCGGTGCTCTGCCGACGCCAGACGCGCGGCAGAGGATCGCGCCCGGTCTGTCCATGGCCGTTCAGCGCCCTGA